In Arctopsyche grandis isolate Sample6627 chromosome 13, ASM5162203v2, whole genome shotgun sequence, one DNA window encodes the following:
- the LOC143921292 gene encoding solute carrier family 25 member 16-like, protein MTLAMERKNDSEFILKSLLAGGVAGMCSKTTVAPLDRLKILLQAHQPRYKSMRVPQGLAAIVKDESILALYKGNGAQMVRIFPYAATQFTSFEIYKKYLLRLGLPRHTDKFIAGAGAGVTAVALTYPLDTIRARLAFQVVGDTRYTGIANAAVTIFKTEGGVRALYRGFVPTLMGMVPYAGLSFYCFEMLKYMFMKYIPQYACGKLDRNSGGLVLSIPAKLLCGGFAGAVAQSVSYPLDVTRRRMQLALMNPLTEKFGMGMVQTLTLIYKEDGVVKGLYRGMSINYLRAIPMVAVSFSTYELMKQTLNLDTGMKI, encoded by the exons ATGACTTTAGCCATGGAACGGAAGAACGATTCGGAGTTTATCCTCAAGTCACTGTTAGCTGGTG GCGTCGCTGGGATGTGCTCCAAGACTACTGTAGCTCCTCTCGACAGGCTGAAGATCCTCCTCCAAGCTCACCAGCCTCGTTACAAGTCTATGAGAGTCCCCCAAGGACTCGCAGCCATAGTCAAAGACGAATCCATATTAGCTCTCTATAAGGGAAATGGAGCTCAAATGGTCCGAATATTCCCTTACGCTGCAACTCAATTTACTTCGTTCGAAATTTATAAAAAG tatCTGTTGCGACTAGGATTACCAAGACACACAGACAAATTCATAGCTGGTGCTGGAGCTGGTGTGACGGCTGTAGCTCTTACCTATCCATTGGACACGATCCGAGCACGTCTAGCTTTCCAAGTAGTCGGTGATACTCGATATACGGGCATCGCCAATGCAGCCGTAACAATATTCAAAACG GAAGGCGGCGTACGAGCTTTGTATCGAGGCTTTGTACCGACTTTAATGGGTATGGTGCCTTATGCTGGCCTTTCTTTCTACTGCTTTGAAATGCTCAAGTATatgtttatgaaatatataccaCAATATGCGTGTGGTAAACTCGACAGAAACTCTG GTGGTTTAGTTTTGTCGATACCGGCTAAACTGCTGTGTGGAGGATTTGCAGGAGCCGTAGCTCAATCTGTATCGTATCCGTTGGATGTAACTCGGAGACGGATGCAATTGGCGCTGATGAATCCTCTTACGGAAAAGTTTGg tATGGGTATGGTTCAAACACTGACTCTGATATACAAGGAAGATGGTGTTGTTAAAGGATTATACCGAGGTATGAGCATTAACTATTTGAGAGCCATTCCAATGGTTGCCGTTTCATTCTCCACATACGAGCTGATGAAGCAGACGCTCAACCTGGACACtggaatgaaaatttaa
- the MFS3 gene encoding major facilitator superfamily transporter 3 isoform X2, with translation MEEVPAKGNPFRKLIPARYVLAVLGSIGMGIVYGLKVNLSVALVGMLNHTALHELSKELSHDNTTSNAQEDDGCVAENSTTTVEDGPFLWSEPLQGMLLSCYFWGYFISQIPGGRIAEMFSAKWVMFFSVFINVICTLLTPAMATWHYVAVIAMRIGEGIGGGMALPALYCLIGRWGLPDERRRMTFMVHVGTTIGGAKAYLTGTNVLRSWGWESVFYVMGGLSTTWCFLWIVFVQDSPQQQPYIDQEERDMLVNALGSKPKGSTKKLPVPWKAVLTSPPFLAIMVAHTCSNWGWYMLLIELPFYMKQVLKFNITENAVVTAIPFLTLWLFSLGLSRTLDYLKVKGTITTTTSRKIGTLFASCIPLICLLGLCYIGCHRTLAVVLMAIGVTCIGGMFCGFLSNHIDIAPNFAGTLMAITNTMATIPGIIVPIFVGQLTHGNQTISAWRVIFFVTIGLYVIEILVYMIFGSGEEQPWNRPEKCGDEEDLKMENQPLNEKLKVEDTNVH, from the exons ATGGAGGAAGTTCCAGCAAAGGGCAACCCATTTAGAA AATTAATACCAGCAAGATATGTATTGGCCGTTCTTGGGTCTATTGGAATGGGTATTGTTTACGGATTGAAAGTAAACTTATCAGTGGCGTTAGTTGGAATGTTAAATCATACTGCGCTTCATGAGCTATCTAAGGAGTTATCTCATGATAATACTACATCAAATGCACAAGAGGACGATGGTTGTGTGGCAGAAAATTCAACGACCACTGTTGAG gaTGGACCATTTTTATGGTCGGAGCCATTGCAAGGAATGTTATTGAGTTGTTACTTTTGGGGATATTTCATATCTCAAATTCCAG GTGGCAGGATTGCAGAAATGTTTTCCGCAAAGTGGGTCATGTTTTTCAGCGTatttataaatgtcatatgtaCACTTTTAACGCCGGCAATGGCAACTTGGCATTACGTTGCCGTCATCGCAATGAGGATCGGCGAAGGAATTGGTGGC GGGATGGCACTTCCGGCCCTGTATTGTTTGATAGGACGTTGGGGTCTACCCGACGAGCGAAGACGAATGACGTTCATGGTTCACGTAGGTACCACCATAGGAGGAGCTAAAGCGTACTTAACTGGGACAAACGTGTTGCGGAGCTGGG GATGGGAATCTGTGTTTTACGTGATGGGTGGTCTATCAACAACTTGGTGCTTCTTGTGGATAGTTTTTGTACAAGATTCACCACAGCAGCAACCTTATATCGATCAAGAAGAGAGAGACATGCTCGTAAATGCTTTAGGATCCAAGCCAAAAGGGTCAACAAAG aaattgcCAGTTCCCTGGAAGGCTGTGTTAACATCGCCACCTTTTTTAGCAATTATGGTGGCTCATACATGCTCAAATTGGGGATGGTATATGTTGCTTATTGAACTCCCATTCTACATGAAACAAGTTCTCAAGTTTAATATAACCGaa AATGCAGTTGTGACTGCTATTCCATTTTTGACATTGTGGTTGTTCAGTTTGGGTCTCAGTAGGACCTTAGACTACTTGAAGGTTAAAGGAACTATTACAACTACAACGTCACGTAAAATTGGCACTTTGTTCG CTTCATGCATACCTCTAATTTGCTTACTGGGATTGTGTTACATTGGATGCCATCGGACTTTAGCTGTAGTCCTCATGGCTATTGGTGTAACATGTATCGGTGGAATGTTTTGCGGGTTTCTTTCTAACCATATTGATATTGCTCCAAATTTTGCAG gaaCTCTAATGGCAATAACGAATACTATGGCAACTATACCAGGTATTATCGTTCCGATATTTGTTGGACAACTCACTCATGGAAAT CAAACAATATCAGCGTGGCGGGTTATATTCTTTGTGACAATTGGTCTGTACGTGATTGAAATATTGGTTTATATGATTTTTGGCTCTGGGGAAGAGCAACCGTGGAACCGACCAGAAAAGTGTGGAGACGAAGAAGATTTGAAAATGGAAAATCAGCCTTTGAATGAAAAGCTGAAAGTCGAGGATACTAACGTACATTGa
- the MFS3 gene encoding major facilitator superfamily transporter 3 isoform X1 — MEEVPAKGNPFRKLIPARYVLAVLGSIGMGIVYGLKVNLSVALVGMLNHTALHELSKELSHDNTTSNAQEDDGCVAENSTTTVEDGPFLWSEPLQGMLLSCYFWGYFISQIPGGRIAEMFSAKWVMFFSVFINVICTLLTPAMATWHYVAVIAMRIGEGIGGGVTFPGMHVLLSRWAPPAERGGMSAIVYAGTALGTVLSMLLAGLLSAQLGWESVFYVMGGLSTTWCFLWIVFVQDSPQQQPYIDQEERDMLVNALGSKPKGSTKKLPVPWKAVLTSPPFLAIMVAHTCSNWGWYMLLIELPFYMKQVLKFNITENAVVTAIPFLTLWLFSLGLSRTLDYLKVKGTITTTTSRKIGTLFASCIPLICLLGLCYIGCHRTLAVVLMAIGVTCIGGMFCGFLSNHIDIAPNFAGTLMAITNTMATIPGIIVPIFVGQLTHGNQTISAWRVIFFVTIGLYVIEILVYMIFGSGEEQPWNRPEKCGDEEDLKMENQPLNEKLKVEDTNVH; from the exons ATGGAGGAAGTTCCAGCAAAGGGCAACCCATTTAGAA AATTAATACCAGCAAGATATGTATTGGCCGTTCTTGGGTCTATTGGAATGGGTATTGTTTACGGATTGAAAGTAAACTTATCAGTGGCGTTAGTTGGAATGTTAAATCATACTGCGCTTCATGAGCTATCTAAGGAGTTATCTCATGATAATACTACATCAAATGCACAAGAGGACGATGGTTGTGTGGCAGAAAATTCAACGACCACTGTTGAG gaTGGACCATTTTTATGGTCGGAGCCATTGCAAGGAATGTTATTGAGTTGTTACTTTTGGGGATATTTCATATCTCAAATTCCAG GTGGCAGGATTGCAGAAATGTTTTCCGCAAAGTGGGTCATGTTTTTCAGCGTatttataaatgtcatatgtaCACTTTTAACGCCGGCAATGGCAACTTGGCATTACGTTGCCGTCATCGCAATGAGGATCGGCGAAGGAATTGGTGGC GGAGTGACGTTTCCTGGTATGCATGTCCTGCTGTCTCGTTGGGCTCCGCCCGCTGAACGTGGTGGAATGTCGGCTATCGTATATGCCGGAACTGCCCTCGGTACTGTTCTGTCAATGCTACTAGCTGGTTTACTATCTGCACAACTAG GATGGGAATCTGTGTTTTACGTGATGGGTGGTCTATCAACAACTTGGTGCTTCTTGTGGATAGTTTTTGTACAAGATTCACCACAGCAGCAACCTTATATCGATCAAGAAGAGAGAGACATGCTCGTAAATGCTTTAGGATCCAAGCCAAAAGGGTCAACAAAG aaattgcCAGTTCCCTGGAAGGCTGTGTTAACATCGCCACCTTTTTTAGCAATTATGGTGGCTCATACATGCTCAAATTGGGGATGGTATATGTTGCTTATTGAACTCCCATTCTACATGAAACAAGTTCTCAAGTTTAATATAACCGaa AATGCAGTTGTGACTGCTATTCCATTTTTGACATTGTGGTTGTTCAGTTTGGGTCTCAGTAGGACCTTAGACTACTTGAAGGTTAAAGGAACTATTACAACTACAACGTCACGTAAAATTGGCACTTTGTTCG CTTCATGCATACCTCTAATTTGCTTACTGGGATTGTGTTACATTGGATGCCATCGGACTTTAGCTGTAGTCCTCATGGCTATTGGTGTAACATGTATCGGTGGAATGTTTTGCGGGTTTCTTTCTAACCATATTGATATTGCTCCAAATTTTGCAG gaaCTCTAATGGCAATAACGAATACTATGGCAACTATACCAGGTATTATCGTTCCGATATTTGTTGGACAACTCACTCATGGAAAT CAAACAATATCAGCGTGGCGGGTTATATTCTTTGTGACAATTGGTCTGTACGTGATTGAAATATTGGTTTATATGATTTTTGGCTCTGGGGAAGAGCAACCGTGGAACCGACCAGAAAAGTGTGGAGACGAAGAAGATTTGAAAATGGAAAATCAGCCTTTGAATGAAAAGCTGAAAGTCGAGGATACTAACGTACATTGa
- the MFS3 gene encoding major facilitator superfamily transporter 3 isoform X3, whose amino-acid sequence MGIVYGLKVNLSVALVGMLNHTALHELSKELSHDNTTSNAQEDDGCVAENSTTTVEDGPFLWSEPLQGMLLSCYFWGYFISQIPGGRIAEMFSAKWVMFFSVFINVICTLLTPAMATWHYVAVIAMRIGEGIGGGVTFPGMHVLLSRWAPPAERGGMSAIVYAGTALGTVLSMLLAGLLSAQLGWESVFYVMGGLSTTWCFLWIVFVQDSPQQQPYIDQEERDMLVNALGSKPKGSTKKLPVPWKAVLTSPPFLAIMVAHTCSNWGWYMLLIELPFYMKQVLKFNITENAVVTAIPFLTLWLFSLGLSRTLDYLKVKGTITTTTSRKIGTLFASCIPLICLLGLCYIGCHRTLAVVLMAIGVTCIGGMFCGFLSNHIDIAPNFAGTLMAITNTMATIPGIIVPIFVGQLTHGNQTISAWRVIFFVTIGLYVIEILVYMIFGSGEEQPWNRPEKCGDEEDLKMENQPLNEKLKVEDTNVH is encoded by the exons ATGGGTATTGTTTACGGATTGAAAGTAAACTTATCAGTGGCGTTAGTTGGAATGTTAAATCATACTGCGCTTCATGAGCTATCTAAGGAGTTATCTCATGATAATACTACATCAAATGCACAAGAGGACGATGGTTGTGTGGCAGAAAATTCAACGACCACTGTTGAG gaTGGACCATTTTTATGGTCGGAGCCATTGCAAGGAATGTTATTGAGTTGTTACTTTTGGGGATATTTCATATCTCAAATTCCAG GTGGCAGGATTGCAGAAATGTTTTCCGCAAAGTGGGTCATGTTTTTCAGCGTatttataaatgtcatatgtaCACTTTTAACGCCGGCAATGGCAACTTGGCATTACGTTGCCGTCATCGCAATGAGGATCGGCGAAGGAATTGGTGGC GGAGTGACGTTTCCTGGTATGCATGTCCTGCTGTCTCGTTGGGCTCCGCCCGCTGAACGTGGTGGAATGTCGGCTATCGTATATGCCGGAACTGCCCTCGGTACTGTTCTGTCAATGCTACTAGCTGGTTTACTATCTGCACAACTAG GATGGGAATCTGTGTTTTACGTGATGGGTGGTCTATCAACAACTTGGTGCTTCTTGTGGATAGTTTTTGTACAAGATTCACCACAGCAGCAACCTTATATCGATCAAGAAGAGAGAGACATGCTCGTAAATGCTTTAGGATCCAAGCCAAAAGGGTCAACAAAG aaattgcCAGTTCCCTGGAAGGCTGTGTTAACATCGCCACCTTTTTTAGCAATTATGGTGGCTCATACATGCTCAAATTGGGGATGGTATATGTTGCTTATTGAACTCCCATTCTACATGAAACAAGTTCTCAAGTTTAATATAACCGaa AATGCAGTTGTGACTGCTATTCCATTTTTGACATTGTGGTTGTTCAGTTTGGGTCTCAGTAGGACCTTAGACTACTTGAAGGTTAAAGGAACTATTACAACTACAACGTCACGTAAAATTGGCACTTTGTTCG CTTCATGCATACCTCTAATTTGCTTACTGGGATTGTGTTACATTGGATGCCATCGGACTTTAGCTGTAGTCCTCATGGCTATTGGTGTAACATGTATCGGTGGAATGTTTTGCGGGTTTCTTTCTAACCATATTGATATTGCTCCAAATTTTGCAG gaaCTCTAATGGCAATAACGAATACTATGGCAACTATACCAGGTATTATCGTTCCGATATTTGTTGGACAACTCACTCATGGAAAT CAAACAATATCAGCGTGGCGGGTTATATTCTTTGTGACAATTGGTCTGTACGTGATTGAAATATTGGTTTATATGATTTTTGGCTCTGGGGAAGAGCAACCGTGGAACCGACCAGAAAAGTGTGGAGACGAAGAAGATTTGAAAATGGAAAATCAGCCTTTGAATGAAAAGCTGAAAGTCGAGGATACTAACGTACATTGa